A single genomic interval of Lathyrus oleraceus cultivar Zhongwan6 chromosome 7, CAAS_Psat_ZW6_1.0, whole genome shotgun sequence harbors:
- the LOC127105193 gene encoding uncharacterized protein LOC127105193, with protein MDQATSKGSSEMLDHADEGVNENSSHLVEGVAIDAGAGHSLGGRASVCDDLGLNEELKERALEVKGQNENVGGDPGKIDDDLRGFDQGTSYNSSDLVNGEALETRVVIDSSAQVESVDGDSRKLEAKTNESRLNKLSIKALKGVSETDKNSCVIDVNCGNGKDFTENLDGETICRICHLASGQPLEETAVGTPNSADDKTGLIMLGCACKDELGIAHSHCAEAWFKIKGNRICEICGETAKNVPDVINNGFMEEWCESGFIDSGSTSNSPRGLVGCWRGQPFCNFLMACLVIGFVLPWFFRVKMF; from the exons ATGGATCAGGCAACAAGCAAAGGCAGTAGTGAAATGTTGGATCATGCTGATGAAGGGGTTAATGAGAATTCGAGTCATTTAGTTGAAGGAGTTGCAATTGATGCAGGAGCTGGACATAGCTTGGGTGGTAGGGCTAGTGTATGCGATGATCTTGGATTGAATGAGGAGCTAAAGGAGAGAGCTTTAGAAGTTAAGGGTCAGAATGAGAATGTTGGTGGTGATCCTGGAAAAATCGACGATGATTTGCGCGGGTTTGATCAAGGGACTAGTTATAATTCAAGTGATTTGGTTAATGGGGAAGCACTTGAGACCCGTGTTGTAATAGATTCTTCTGCTCAGGTTGAGTCTGTCGATGGAGATAGCCGAAAATTAGAAGCTAAAACTAATGAATCAAGGTTGAACAAGCTATCGATTAAAGCACTGAAAGGTGTGTCTGAGACTGATAAAAATTCGTGTGTGATTGATGTGAATTGTGGCAACGGCAAAGATTTTACCGAGAATTTGGATGGTGAAACGATTTGTAGGATTTGCCATCTGGCATCTGGGCAACCATTAGAAGAAACTGCTGTTGGAACTCCAAATAGTGCTGATGATAAAACAGGTTTGATTATGCTTGGTTGTGCATGTAAAGACGAGTTAGGAATTGCGCACAGTCATTGCGCTGAGGCATGGTTCAAGATTAAAGGAAACAG GATATGCGAAATATGCGGTGAGACTGCAAAGAATGTTCCCGATGTTATTAATAACGGATTTATGGAAGAATGGTGTGAAAGTGGATTCATCGACAGTGGCAGCACTAGCAACTCACCGCGCGGGTTGGTTGGATGCTGGCGCGGGCAACCGTTCTGCAACTTCTTGATGGCGTGCCTGGTAATAGGTTTTGTTCTACCATGGTTCTTTCGTGTAAAAATGTTCTAG
- the LOC127107110 gene encoding pentatricopeptide repeat-containing protein DOT4, chloroplastic, translated as MLSNMLKTIPNSTTSSLSHNPKNNINYTKSRNRFIFFKPPRTTCLLCSKFDFYSRATVTRNVTQNQNAKICNFCQMGNLRNAMELLTTSQRHELALSTYCSVLQLCAEKNSLEDGKKVHSVIISNGMVMDEALGAKLVFMYVNCGDLVNGRRIFDEILNDKVFLWNLMMSEYAKIGSYRESVSLFMKMQKMGVSGDSYTFTCVLKCFAALGKVKEFKRVHGYILKLGFGSNTAVVNSMIAAYFKFGEVESARNLFDELADRDIVSWNSLINGCVVNGFSKNGVEIFIQMLVMGVNWDLTTLVSVLVASANIGNLSFGRSLHAFGVKACFGKEVVFSNTLLDMYSKCGNLNSATEVFAKMGDTTIVSWTSIIAAYVREGRYDDAIVLFDEMQSKGVRPDIYTVTSIVHACACSNALDKGRDVHSYIIKNGMGSNSPVANALMNMYAKCGSVEEARLVFSQILAKDIVSWNTMIGGYSQNSLPNEALELFSDMQKQLKPDDITMACVLPACAGLAALDKGREIHGHILRRGYFSDLHVACALVDMYAKCGLLVLAQWLFDMIPEKDLISWTVMIAGYGMHGFGSEAISTFKKMKIAGIEPDESSFAAILNACCHSGLLHEGWRFFNFMRNEYGIEPKLDHYACMVDLLSRAGNLSKAYKFIMSMPIEPDATIWGALLSGCRIHHDVKLAEKVAENLFELEPDNTRYYVVLANVYAEAEKWEEVKKLQEKMRKRRFEQNPGCSWIEFGGKFNIFVAWNTKHPQAKRIDALLRKLSLQMKNGEYSTKLRYALINEDDMEKEVIQCGHSEKSAMAFGILNLPPGRTVRVTKNRRVCGDCHEMGKFMSKTTNSEILLRDSNRFHHFKDGICSCRGFW; from the coding sequence ATGTTGTCAAATATGTTGAAAACCATTCCAAACTCAACCACCTCTTCACTTTCTCATAACCctaaaaacaacataaattacACCAAATCTCGTAACCGTTTCATTTTCTTCAAACCACCTCGGACAACATGTCTTCTATGTTCCAAATTCGATTTTTATTCTCGCGCCACTGTCACTCGCAACGTAACCCAAAACCAAAACGCCAAAATTTGCAACTTCTGTCAAATGGGTAATCTCAGAAACGCCATGGAATTGCTCACAACGTCACAAAGACATGAACTTGCGTTGAGTACTTATTGTTCCGTTTTGCAGCTTTGTGCTGAGAAGAACTCTTTGGAAGATGGAAAAAAGGTTCATTCCGTTATCATTTCAAATGGGATGGTAATGGATGAGGCTTTAGGGGCTAAATTAGTTTTCATGTATGTGAATTGTGGTGATTTGGTTAATGGAAGAAGGATATTTGATGAGATTCTTAATGATAAGGTTTTTCTTTGGAATCTTATGATGTCTGAATATGCAAAGATTGGTAGTTATAGAGAAAGTGTGAGTCTTTTTATGAAAATGCAGAAAATGGGAGTTTCAGGGGATTCTTATACGTTTACTTGTGTGTTGAAGTGTTTTGCTGCATTGGGAAAGGTTAAGGAGTTTAAAAGGGTTCATGGGTATATTTTGAAACTTGGTTTTGGTTCTAATACTGCTGTTGTTAACTCGATGATTGCAGCTTATTTTAAATTCGGCGAAGTTGAGAGTGCACGTAATCTGTTTGATGAGTTGGCTGATAGAGATATAGTTTCATGGAATTCTCTGATAAATGGATGTGTTGTGAATGGTTTTTCCAAAAATGGAGTTGAGATTTTCATTCAGATGCTGGTTATGGGGGTTAATTGGGATTTGACCACATTGGTTAGTGTTCTTGTGGCTTCTGCAAATATTGGCAACCTTTCATTTGGTAGATCTCTTCATGCTTTTGGGGTGAAAGCTTGTTTTGGTAAGGAAGTTGTGTTTAGCAATACCTTACTTGACATGTATTCAAAATGTGGTAATTTAAATAGTGCAACTGAAGTTTTTGCGAAGATGGGTGACACAACTATTGTTTCTTGGACTTCAATCATTGCTGCTTATGTACGAGAAGGTCGATACGATGATGCTATTGTATTATTTGATGAAATGCAAAGCAAGGGTGTTAGGCCTGATATCTATACTGTCACAAGCATTGTTCATGCTTGTGCTTGTAGCAATGCTTTGGATAAAGGAAGGGATGTGCACAGTTACATTATAAAGAATGGCATGGGATCAAATTCGCCTGTCGCTAATGCTCTCATGAACATGTATGCAAAATGTGGAAGTGTGGAAGAAGCTCGGTTAGTTTTCTCTCAAATTCTAGCTAAGGACATTGTTTCGTGGAATACAATGATTGGAGGTTATTCGCAAAATTCACTTCCCAATGAAGCTCTAGAACTTTTTTCGGACATGCAAAAACAGTTAAAACCAGACGACATTACAATGGCTTGCGTCCTTCCAGCTTGTGCAGGCTTAGCAGCTCTAGACAAAGGAAGAGAGATACATGGACACATATTAAGAAGAGGGTACTTTTCAGATTTGCATGTGGCGTGTGCACTTGTTGATATGTATGCCAAATGTGGGTTACTTGTTCTAGCACAGTGGCTTTTTGATATGATTCCTGAAAAGGATCTGATTTCATGGACTGTTATGATAGCTGGATATGGCATGCACGGATTTGGGAGTGAGGCGATTTCCACATTCAAGAAGATGAAGATTGCGGGCATCGAGCCTGACGAGTCCTCTTTTGCCGCCATACTTAATGCTTGCTGTCATTCTGGATTACTGCACGAGGGTTGGAGATTCTTTAACTTTATGAGAAATGAATACGGTATTGAACCGAAGTTAGATCACTATGCCTGCATGGTGGATCTCCTTTCCCGCGCTGGAAATCTATCAAAGGCGTACAAGTTCATCATGTCCATGCCAATTGAACCAGATGCTACAATTTGGGGTGCATTGCTTTCAGGATGCAGGATTCATCATGATGTGAAGCTAGCAGAAAAAGTGGCAGAAAATCTTTTTGAGCTAGAGCCAGACAACACAAGGTATTATGTTGTTCTAGCGAATGTCTACGCAGAGGCGGAAAAGTGGGAGGAAGTGAAAAAGTTGCAAGAAAAGATGCGTAAAAGAAGATTCGAACAGAATCCAGGTTGTAGTTGGATAGAGTTCGGAGGAAAGTTTAATATCTTTGTCGCTTGGAACACTAAACACCCTCAAGCAAAAAGGATAGACGCGTTGCTGAGAAAATTGAGTTTGCAAATGAAGAATGGAGAATACTCTACTAAGTTGAGGTATGCATTGATTAATGAAGATGATATGGAGAAGGAAGTGATTCAGTGTGGACACAGTGAAAAGTCAGCAATGGCGTTTGGTATATTAAATTTGCCGCCTGGGAGAACCGTTAGGGTCACGAAGAATCGAAGAGTATGCGGGGATTGTCACGAGATGGGGAAGTTCATGTCCAAGACAACCAATAGTGAAATTTTATTGAGAGATTCAAACCGGTTTCACCATTTCAAGGATGGTATATGTTCTTGCCGAGGTTTCTGGTAA
- the LOC127107109 gene encoding cellulose synthase A catalytic subunit 8 [UDP-forming] — translation MILQVTCNSRSSFLAVADDSGEVKVIDIKQHCLYKTLRAETGHTSICSTVEFLPWRSWEVISGGLDSTLVLWEFSKARPYKVVNFGTVSNSGAGQCFNPSLIHAIAVPEIDMVDKLGRVCAVAGGGVINVIDIESEIAAVRSKTSSNTRKGSQSRLKDGSSTSNTNADHNVKKRLHFDYSMGGHTSAVSSLAFSLFGERGKFLISGGNDKLVKVWNWSSYIDAGTSDSNNDILHLNIGVPQKVNWLCTTSADTDNLVVCDTSKTVKDVGGLHARHVSTVSTVDIEEVTEESGNSTWKKRMKSWKGKGKDKKNKNKKASPKAKNEAAVPSEQQMEEIRSTEAAALPLSVVVPIVKSKLAPYRTVIIVRLIILGLFFHYRVTNPVESAFPLWLTSIICEIWFAFSWVLDQFPKWSPINRHTFIENLSARFEREGEPSGLASVDFFVSTVDPLKEPPLITANTVLSILAVDYPVDKVSCYVSDDGAAMLTFESLVETAEFARKWVPFCKKFSIEPRAPEFYFSQKIDYLKDKVQPSFVKERRAMKREYEEYKVRVNAMVSKAQKTPEEGWSMQDGTPWPGNNSRDHPGMIQVFLGHTGARDTEGNELPRLVYVSREKRPGYQHHKKAGAENALVRVSAVLTNAPFILNLDCDHYVNNSKAVREAMCFLMDPEVGRDVCYVQFPQRFDGIDRSDRYANRNTVFFDVNMRGLDGIQGPMYVGTGCVFNRQALYGYSPPSMANLSVSSCCCFPSKSTKDVSRVSRDAKRAELEAAIYNLREIDNYDENERSMLISQMSFEKTFGLSTVFIESALMENGGGVPETADPSMLIKEAIHVISCGYEEKTEWGKEIGWIYGSVTEDILTGFKMQCRGWRSIYCMPLRPAFKGSAPINLSDRLHQVLRWALGSVEIFLSRHCPLWYAVGGGRLKWLQRLAYINTIVYPFTSLPLVAYCTLPAICLLTGKFIIPTLSNLASVLFLGLFLSIIVTSVLELRWSGVCIEDLWRNEQFWVIGGSSAHLFAVFQGFLKMLAGVDTNFTVTAKAAEDTEFGELYIIKWTTLLIPPTTLIIINMVGVVAGFSDALNGGYESWGPLFGKVFFAFWVIFHLYPFLKGLMGRQNRTPTIVILWSVLLASVFSIIWVKIDPFVNKVDSETIAETCVAIDC, via the exons ATGATTTTGCAGGTTACATGCAACTCAAGATCCTCATTTCTTGCTGTAGCAGATGATAGTGGCGAGGTGAAG GTAATTGACATAAAGCAGCATTGCCTTTACAAAACATTGAGAGCCGAAACTGGTCATACAAGT ATATGTAGCACTGTGGAATTCCTTCCTTGGCGATCTTGGGAAG TAATTAGTGGTGGTCTCGATTCAACTCTTGTGCTGTGGGAATTCTCCAAAGCTCGCCCCTACAAAGTAGTCAATTTCG GTACTGTAAGTAATAGCGGCGCGGGGCAGTGTTTCAACCCTTCCTTGATTCATGCAATAGCTGTCCCAGAAATTGACATGGTAGATAAATTAGGCAGGGTATGTGCTGTTGCAGGTGGTGGAGTTATTAATGTGATTGACATTGAATCAGAAATCGCTGCTGTAAGATCAAAAACCTCTTCGAATACACGAAAAGGATCACAATCAAGATTAAAAGACGGTAGTTCGACTAGCAATACAAATGCGGATCATAATGTAAAAAAGAGGCTGCATTTTGATTACAGTATGGGTGGCCATACTTCAGCTGTTTCTAGCCT GGCATTTTCGTTGTTTGGGGAAAGAGGGAAATTCTTAATATCTGGTGGAAATGATAAGTTGGTGAAAGTGTGGAACTGGTCCAGTTATATTGATGCTGGGACAAGTGATAGCAACAATGATATCCTACATTTGAACATTGGTGTACCTCAGAAG GTCAATTGGCTATGTACCACTTCAGCTGATACAGACAACCTTGTTGTGTGCGACACATCTAAAACCGTAAAG GATGTTGGAGGACTTCATGCTAGACACGTCAGTACAGTTTCGACGGTTGATATTG AAGAAGTAACTGAAGAATCTGGAAATTCAACATGGAAAAAACGGATGAAAAGCTGGAAAGGGAAGGGGAAGGATAAAAAGAACAAGAATAAAAAGGCTTCACCTAAGGCTAAAAATGAGGCTGCAGTTCCATCAGAGCAGCAGATGGAAGAAATACG GTCTACGGAGGCTGCTGCTCTTCCGCTTTCCGTAGTTGTGCCAATAGTAAAATCCAAACTCGCACCATACAGAACTGTGATAATCGTGCGGCTAATAATATTGGGTCTTTTCTTCCATTATCGAGTTACAAATCCTGTCGAAAGTGCTTTTCCTCTGTGGTTGACATCTATCATATGTGAGATTTGGTTTGCGTTTTCCTGGGTGTTGGATCAGTTCCCTAAATGGTCTCCGATTAATAGACACACTTTCATCGAAAACCTGTCTGCAAG GTTTGAAAGAGAGGGTGAACCCTCTGGACTTGCTTCTGTTGATTTCTTTGTCAGTACGGTCGATCCTTTGAAAGAACCACCGTTGATTACAGCTAATACAGTGCTTTCTATCCTCGCGGTTGACTATCCAGTAGATAAAGTATCTTGTTATGTGTCGGATGATGGAGCAGCAATGCTCACATTTGAATCTCTTGTGGAGACAGCTGAATTTGCAAGAAAGTGGGTGCCATTTTGCAAAAAGTTTTCAATTGAGCCAAGAGCACCCGAGTTTTACTTCTCACAAAAGATTGACTACCTCAAAGACAAAGTGCAACCTTCTTTTGTGAAGGAACGTAGAGCGATGAAG AGAGAATACGAAGAGTATAAAGTACGAGTTAATGCTATGGTATCTAAGGCTCAGAAAACACCAGAAGAAGGATGGAGTATGCAAGATGGAACACCTTGGCCTGGAAATAATTCGCGTGATCACCCTGGAATGATTCAG GTCTTCCTCGGACACACTGGTGCCCGTGATACCGAAGGAAATGAACTTCCTAGGCTAGTTTATGTTTCTAGAGAGAAAAGACCAGGATATCAACACCACAAGAAAGCAGGTGCCGAAAATGCACTG GTGAGGGTGTCTGCAGTTCTCACAAATGCTCCGTTCATTCTCAATCTTGATTGTGATCATTATGTTAACAACAGTAAAGCTGTTCGAGAAGCAATGTGTTTTCTCATGGATCCCGAAGTTGGTAGAGATGTTTGTTATGTACAGTTCCCCCAAAGATTTGATGGTATTGATCGTAGTGATCGGTATGCCAACCGCAATACAGTTTTCTTTGAT GTTAACATGAGAGGACTTGATGGCATTCAAGGACCAATGTATGTGGGGACTGGATGTGTTTTCAATCGACAAGCACTTTATGGCTATAGTCCACCTTCTATGGCCAATTTATCAGTATCTTCATGCTGTTGCTTTCCCTCAAAATCCACCAAAGACGTGTCGCGGGTTTCTAGAGATGCAAAGAGGGCAGAACTCGAAGCTGCCATTTATAATCTCAGGGAGATAGACA ATTACGACGAGAACGAGAGGTCAATGTTGATTTCACAGATGAGCTTTGAAAAAACTTTTGGCTTGTCTACTGTTTTCATTGAATCTGCATTAATGGAAAATGGAGGAGGGGTGCCAGAAACCGCTGATCCTTCAATGCTGATCAAAGAGGCCATTCATGTAATTAGCTGTGGATATGAAGAGAAGACCGAATGGGGAAAAGAG ATTGGATGGATTTATGGTTCCGTTACCGAGGATATCTTAACAGGGTTCAAGATGCAGTGCCGAGGATGGAGGTCAATCTACTGCATGCCCTTAAGGCCTGCTTTCAAAGGATCAGCACCTATCAACTTGTCTGATCGGTTGCACCAAGTTCTTCGATGGGCGCTTGGATCAGTTGAAATTTTCTTAAGTAGACACTGTCCCCTTTGGTATGCAGTTGGAGGAGGCCGTCTCAAATGGCTGCAGAGATTAGCTTATATAAACACCATTGTCTACCCTTTTACATCACTTCCTCTAGTTGCTTATTGTACTTTGCCAGCAATTTGCCTTCTTACAGGAAAATTTATCATTCCAACG CTTTCGAACCTTGCAAGTGTTCTCTTTCTTGGACTTTTCCTCTCAATTATAGTGACAAGTGTGCTTGAGCTGCGTTGGAGTGGTGTTTGTATCGAAGATTTGTGGCGTAATGAGCAATTTTGGGTGATTGGAGGTTCTTCGGCTCATTTGTTCGCCGTGTTCCAAGGATTTCTTAAGATGTTGGCCGGTGTTGATACCAACTTCACTGTCACTGCTAAGGCTGCCGAGGATACTGAGTTTGGCGAACTTTATATCATCAAATGGACTACTCTCTTGATTCCACCAACAACTCTTATCATTATTAACATGGTTGGTGTTGTTGCTGGATTTTCTGATGCACTTAATGGGGGATATGAGTCTTGGGGACCTCTTTTTGGGAAGGTTTTCTTTGCCTTTTGGGTGATTTTTCATCTCTATCCATTCCTAAAGGGTCTCATGGGTCGACAAAACCGCACTCCGACCATTGTTATTCTCTGGTCAGTGTTGTTAGCCTCTGTGTTCTCTATTATTTGGGTCAAGATAGATCCATTTGTGAACAAAGTTGATAGTGAGACCATTGCTGAAACTTGTGTTGCTATAGATTGTTGA
- the LOC127107108 gene encoding receptor-like protein 51 gives MPPISILVLLSHTNLCTHSNISLFQPLLPFFFLFIPHSLYLPSSMKPSPPSPLLPILLFIFLLLFPIFITSVSLPLPPTSSPSSPSTSTLDPNQLKALQSLNIPTSKNPCIQPSFHNATQCDSSKPFHHLISLTLSNCSSSISLSYNALKSLSTLQSLHFLNCPIAPIHFPPQLTNSLISFTSINSLRKISGVWLSHLANLTDLTVSNVPIKASGPYVFLAHMKKLKTLTISKTNLTGYLPKYIHSNLTHIDFSSNQLKGNIPSSITMLDSLESLNLSSNNFKGEIPSSLGDLISLKNLSLASNSFSGSIPDSISAIPDLTHMDLSSNQLNGTIPNFISEMKNLKYLNLANNNLRGVLPFNTSFIKTLTTFKVVGNSNLCYNHSVLSSKLKLEIAPCDKHGIPMSPPPAKDSSEDDSSDSDYDDDDDDSIHKREHHHRSNKFVLGVAIALSSIVFLIVFLILCSKCCR, from the coding sequence ATGCCCCCCATCTCTATTTTAGTATTACTTTCCCATACCAATCTTTGTACTCACTCTAACATCTCACTTTTCCAACCCTTACTTCCATTCTTCTTTCTCTTTATCCCACATTCTCTCTATCTTCCATCAAGTATGAAACCATCACCACCATCTCCATTACTTCCCATTCTCCTCTTCATCTTTTTACTCCTCTTCCCCATCTTTATCACCTCAGTTTCTCTACCTCTTCCACCAACATCATCACCTTCTTCACCCTCCACTTCAACTCTTGACCCAAACCAACTCAAAGCCCTTCAATCCCTCAACATCCCCACATCCAAAAACCCTTGCATCCAACCATCTTTCCACAATGCCACACAATGTGACTCCTCAAAGCCCTTTCACCACCTCATTTCCTTAACCCTTTCCAACTGTTCATCTTCCATTTCTCTCTCCTACAATGCCCTCAAATCCCTCTCCACACTCCAATCACTTCACTTCCTTAACTGCCCCATTGCCCCCATTCATTTCCCTCCTCAACTCACAAACTCTCTCATCTCCTTCACCTCCATCAACAGCCTCCGCAAGATCTCAGGAGTATGGCTCTCTCACCTAGCAAACCTCACCGATCTAACCGTCTCAAATGTCCCAATAAAAGCCTCCGGTCCTTACGTCTTCCTCGCCCACATGAAAAAGCTCAAAACTTTAACCATTTCAAAAACCAACCTCACTGGTTATCTTCCAAAATACATTCATTCCAACCTTACCCACATTGATTTTTCATCTAACCAACTCAAAGGAAACATACCCTCTTCCATCACCATGCTTGATAGCCTTGAAAGCTTAAATCTTTCTTCAAATAACTTCAAGGGTGAGATACCCTCTTCATTAGGGGACTTAATCTCCCTTAAAAATCTCTCTTTGGCTTCCAATTCATTCTCAGGATCTATCCCAGATTCAATTTCCGCCATACCTGATTTAACTCACATGGATCTAAGTTCAAACCAGCTCAATGGGACAATTCCAAACTTCATATCAGAAATGAAAAACCTCAAGTACTTGAATCTAGCTAACAACAACCTACGTGGGGTTTTGCCATTCAACACGAGTTTTATCAAAACCCTGACAACTTTTAAGGTTGTCGGGAACAGTAACTTGTGTTATAACCATTCTGTTCTGTCATCAAAACTGAAGCTCGAGATTGCTCCTTGTGATAAGCATGGGATACCAATGTCTCCTCCACCAGCTAAGGATTCTTCTGAAGATGACAGTAGTGATTCAGATTAtgatgatgacgatgatgataGCATACACAAAAGAGAACATCATCATAGGTCAAATAAATTTGTTCTTGGGGTGGCAATTGCTCTTTCCTCCATTGTCTTTTTGATTGTTTTCTTAATCCTATGTTCAAAGTGCTGTCGCTGA